TACAATAATAACAAACAAATAATTTTTTCCTCAGATCGCCACCCAAATTTCATTCCCGATTTAGCCGACCGCCTCAAATCCAGATTTGGAGCCGGAATGTTGGTAGATATTCAAGCGCCCGACACAGAATCCAGAATGGAAATCCTTAAATCCAAAACCCAAATGCAAAATTTCTTTTTGTCGGATGAAATAATTGATTTTGTCGCCTCTGAAATTACCGGAAATATCAGAGAATTAGAAGGGGTTTTTAATTTAATAATGTGTCAATCTCAATTGAAAGCAAAAGAATTAAGTTTGCCTGAAATCAAATCTTTGATAAAAAATAATACCACTCCCAAACGAAATATCTCTATTAAAGAAGTCGTCAAAGCTGTCACGGAATTTTATGGAATAGAGGAGGATGTTATTTATCAAAAAACAAGAAAAAAAGAAGTAGTTAAACCTCGCCAATTAATTATGTATATTTTAAGAGAGGATTATGGTTTTTCTTATCCCTCCATCGGCGAAAAATTGGGGGGACGCGACCACACCACAGTAATTCATTCTTGCGATAAAATCAAAACAAATTTAAAAATAAATAATTCCTTATTGCAAGAATTAAATCAAATTCGTTTAGTTTTTTAGTGGATAAACTGTTCAAAACCAAATATTAACTTGTTTATAAAAAAGGATAAAGTTTATAAAAAATATTTAAAAATAAGTTATCAACAATTCACCAAAACTTATCAACAATTTATTAAATTTTCAAACAACCAAACAACCGTACCTTAAAACACTTTTATTGAATTATTAACTTATCAACAGTTTATAAATATATATAATATTATATATAGAAAATATAAACATATTATAAAACTATGAAATTAAAATGTTCAGCGGAAAAATTAATAACAGCAATTTCTAAAACAGAAAAAATAATTGGCAAAAATTTGAATTTGCCGATTTTGAGTTGTATTTTGTTGGAAGCGACAAAAAATAATTTAATTTTGAAAGCGACCAATTTAGATTTAGG
This genomic interval from Pseudomonadota bacterium contains the following:
- a CDS encoding DNA polymerase III subunit beta translates to MKLKCSAEKLITAISKTEKIIGKNLNLPILSCILLEATKNNLILKATNLDLG